A stretch of Falco rusticolus isolate bFalRus1 chromosome 2, bFalRus1.pri, whole genome shotgun sequence DNA encodes these proteins:
- the UBL3 gene encoding ubiquitin-like protein 3, which translates to MSSSVPADMINLRLILVSGKTKEFLFSPNDSAADIAKHVYDNWPMDWEEEQVSSPNILRLIYQGRFLHGNVTLGALKLPFGKTTVMHLVARETLPEPNSQGQRNREKTGESNCCVIL; encoded by the exons ataaatTTGCGTCTCATCTTGGTAAGTGGGAAAACGAAAGAGTTCCTATTTTCACCAAATGACTCCGCTGCAGATATCGCAAAACATGTGTATGACAACTGGCCGATGG ATTGGGAAGAAGAACAAGTCAGCAGTCCAAATATCTTGCGGCTTATTTATCAAGGGAGGTTTCTTCATGGCAATGTGACATTAGGag caTTAAAACTTCCTTTTGGCAAAACAACAGTGATGCATTTGGTGGCTAGAGAGACATTGCCAGAACCAAACTCTCAAG GTCAAAGGAACCGTGAAAAAACTGGAGAAAGCAATTGCTGTGTAATCCTGTAA